The uncultured Roseibium sp. DNA segment CTGATAAGATACGGCTACGACATCACGCTTGCCTGTGCCGAGCCCACCGCCATGGTGAGCCTGCTGGAAGTGCATGAAGACCGAAAGGCGGACCTCCGTGCGCCTGAAAACCTGTATTTCACGCCGGACATCGCAAGCACGACCTACCACGATATTTACGGCAATCGCTGCCGGCGCTTCGTGGCCCCGGCCGGTGAATTAAGGCTGTGGGGCGATGCGACCATCGAGGACGACGAAACCTTGGATCCGGAGGTCTGGGACGCGCCGGAAATACCCGTGCAGAACCTGCCGGACGATTGCCTGGTTTATTTGCTTGGCAGCCGCTATTGCGAAACCGACCGGTTAAGCCAGTTCGCCTGGGATCGGTTCGGGAACCTGGCGCCGGGTTGGAGCCGCGTCCAGGCGATCTGCGACTTTGTCCATGACCACATCCGGTTCGACTACATGCAGGCGCGGGCGACCCGCAGCGCTTTCGAGGCCTTGAACGAAGGCGTCGGCGTCTGCCGCGACTTTGCCCATCTGGCGGTGGCACTGTGCCGCTGCCTGAACATTCCGGCCCGCTACGTCAACGGCCATCTCGGCGACATCGGCGTGCCCGTTGCCGATCCGATGGACTTCTCCGCCTGGATTGAGGTCTATCTCGGCGGCCGCTGGTACACGTTTGATCCGCGCAACAACATGCCGCGCATCGGCCGCATCGTCATCTCCCGCGGCCGGGACGCCGCGGACATCCCCCTCATCAATTCCTTCGGTCCGCACGTTCTGAATTCGTTCCGGGTGTGG contains these protein-coding regions:
- a CDS encoding transglutaminase family protein — encoded protein: MLIRYGYDITLACAEPTAMVSLLEVHEDRKADLRAPENLYFTPDIASTTYHDIYGNRCRRFVAPAGELRLWGDATIEDDETLDPEVWDAPEIPVQNLPDDCLVYLLGSRYCETDRLSQFAWDRFGNLAPGWSRVQAICDFVHDHIRFDYMQARATRSAFEALNEGVGVCRDFAHLAVALCRCLNIPARYVNGHLGDIGVPVADPMDFSAWIEVYLGGRWYTFDPRNNMPRIGRIVISRGRDAADIPLINSFGPHVLNSFRVWTYEVSEA